One window of the Pieris brassicae chromosome 4, ilPieBrab1.1, whole genome shotgun sequence genome contains the following:
- the LOC123708527 gene encoding putative leucine-rich repeat-containing protein DDB_G0290503 isoform X2, producing the protein MRLREKEKDTHLSCLQHVVDTQRSSAFAYQDIASEVDHLKAEISNFLNNSNNDSGMWERSEDCDITADLRHIAEQLHRLQDLLTEDCSCGLNEENTILKRANEINERVIGELRDRISKLEDNLVNKENTDQHYETVVAEKEQELREIRNQLNSLENTSQRSCCCDQLSLQLQQVQGSLNDKTLEMVQMQRRYEEQNVTICQLRQELDQTKTIKEEEVSKLRCEVSSWRSQQEIGSMRLGQLQKDLQRSQHRYRHLADHYKEISSFAQELQTQLKEAHTRGAKLCGEARHLVCAVRHSLKRQRNRQREQNQRIKEQETIIQALQDSDTESALLTEPCCSKYLSSATSFKGDRNRSVSETASPPTPPRRLQNKKSAEGVQQPTRSSCGTGTDTQRPVRVCSLRNNGELSPTEELLERVERAHEALSQAQRRWCHRGPK; encoded by the exons ATGAGATTGAGGGAGAAGGAGAAAGACACCCACCTCTCTTGTCTCCAACATGTTGTCGACACACAGCGATCTTCCGCTTTTGCATATcag gATATTGCCTCAGAAGTGGACCATTTGAAGGCTGAAATATCAAATTTTTTGAACAACTCCAATAATGACtcg GGCATGTGGGAAAGGTCCGAAGATTGTGACATCACGGCTGACCTCCGACATATCGCTGAACAACTACATCGACTTCAGGATTTGCTAACC GAGGACTGTTCCTGTGGTTTAAATGAAGAGAATACAATACTGAAGCGTGCAAATGAAATTAATGAA AGGGTGATTGGTGAGCTTCGTGACAGAATTAGTAAATTAGAGGACAATCTTGTAAATAAGGAGAATACTGACCAGCACTACGAAACAGTCGTTGCCGAAAAGGAACAAGAG ttaCGGGAAATAAGAAATCAATTAAACAGCTTAGAGAACACGTCGCAGCGTTCATGTTGCTGTGACCAACTGTCTTTACAATTGCAACAAGTTcaag gGTCATTGAATGATAAAACGTTGGAGATGGTGCAAATGCAACGGAGGTATGAAGAACAAAACGTGACTATCTGCCAACTAAGACAGGAGCTTGACCAAACAAAAACCATTAAGGAAGAG GAAGTAAGCAAGCTGAGATGTGAGGTGTCGTCATGGCGGTCGCAGCAAGAAATTGGTTCGATGCGTTTGGGACAGTTACAAAAGGACTTACAACGCTCACAGCATCGGTACAGACATCTGGCTGATCATTACAA ggAAATATCCAGCTTTGCTCAAGAACTTCAAACTCAGTTAAAAGAAGCACATACCCGCGGAGCCAAGCTGTGTGGAGAAGCAAGACATCTTGTTTGCGCCGTCAGACATAGCCTAAAGAGACAGAGGAACAGACAAAGAGAACAGAATCAAAGGATAAAAGAACAGGAGACAATAATTCAGGCTCTTCAGGATTCAGATACGGAGAGCGCTCTATTAACTGAACCATGTTGTTCCAAATACTTATCAAGTGCTACCAGTTTTAAAGGGGATAGAAATAGAAGTGTAAGTGAGACAGCCTCACCGCCAACACCACCGCGACGGCTACAGAATAAGAAATCGGCAGAA GGAGTACAACAGCCAACGCGTAGTTCCTGTGGGACAGGCACAGATACACAACGCCCTGTTCGAGTGTGTAGCTTACGGAACaat GGCGAGTTGTCCCCAACTGAAGAGTTACTAGAGCGAGTGGAACGCGCACATGAAGCTTTATCGCAGGCGCAACGACGGTGGTGCCACCGGGGACCAAAATGA
- the LOC123708527 gene encoding putative leucine-rich repeat-containing protein DDB_G0290503 isoform X1 → MRLREKEKDTHLSCLQHVVDTQRSSAFAYQDIASEVDHLKAEISNFLNNSNNDSGMWERSEDCDITADLRHIAEQLHRLQDLLTEDCSCGLNEENTILKRANEINERVIGELRDRISKLEDNLVNKENTDQHYETVVAEKEQELREIRNQLNSLENTSQRSCCCDQLSLQLQQVQGSLNDKTLEMVQMQRRYEEQNVTICQLRQELDQTKTIKEEEVSKLRCEVSSWRSQQEIGSMRLGQLQKDLQRSQHRYRHLADHYKEISSFAQELQTQLKEAHTRGAKLCGEARHLVCAVRHSLKRQRNRQREQNQRIKEQETIIQALQDSDTESALLTEPCCSKYLSSATSFKGDRNRSVSETASPPTPPRRLQNKKSAEECHWLHPNIRTKGVQQPTRSSCGTGTDTQRPVRVCSLRNNGELSPTEELLERVERAHEALSQAQRRWCHRGPK, encoded by the exons ATGAGATTGAGGGAGAAGGAGAAAGACACCCACCTCTCTTGTCTCCAACATGTTGTCGACACACAGCGATCTTCCGCTTTTGCATATcag gATATTGCCTCAGAAGTGGACCATTTGAAGGCTGAAATATCAAATTTTTTGAACAACTCCAATAATGACtcg GGCATGTGGGAAAGGTCCGAAGATTGTGACATCACGGCTGACCTCCGACATATCGCTGAACAACTACATCGACTTCAGGATTTGCTAACC GAGGACTGTTCCTGTGGTTTAAATGAAGAGAATACAATACTGAAGCGTGCAAATGAAATTAATGAA AGGGTGATTGGTGAGCTTCGTGACAGAATTAGTAAATTAGAGGACAATCTTGTAAATAAGGAGAATACTGACCAGCACTACGAAACAGTCGTTGCCGAAAAGGAACAAGAG ttaCGGGAAATAAGAAATCAATTAAACAGCTTAGAGAACACGTCGCAGCGTTCATGTTGCTGTGACCAACTGTCTTTACAATTGCAACAAGTTcaag gGTCATTGAATGATAAAACGTTGGAGATGGTGCAAATGCAACGGAGGTATGAAGAACAAAACGTGACTATCTGCCAACTAAGACAGGAGCTTGACCAAACAAAAACCATTAAGGAAGAG GAAGTAAGCAAGCTGAGATGTGAGGTGTCGTCATGGCGGTCGCAGCAAGAAATTGGTTCGATGCGTTTGGGACAGTTACAAAAGGACTTACAACGCTCACAGCATCGGTACAGACATCTGGCTGATCATTACAA ggAAATATCCAGCTTTGCTCAAGAACTTCAAACTCAGTTAAAAGAAGCACATACCCGCGGAGCCAAGCTGTGTGGAGAAGCAAGACATCTTGTTTGCGCCGTCAGACATAGCCTAAAGAGACAGAGGAACAGACAAAGAGAACAGAATCAAAGGATAAAAGAACAGGAGACAATAATTCAGGCTCTTCAGGATTCAGATACGGAGAGCGCTCTATTAACTGAACCATGTTGTTCCAAATACTTATCAAGTGCTACCAGTTTTAAAGGGGATAGAAATAGAAGTGTAAGTGAGACAGCCTCACCGCCAACACCACCGCGACGGCTACAGAATAAGAAATCGGCAGAA GAATGCCACTGGCTCCATCCCAACATACGAACTAAGGGAGTACAACAGCCAACGCGTAGTTCCTGTGGGACAGGCACAGATACACAACGCCCTGTTCGAGTGTGTAGCTTACGGAACaat GGCGAGTTGTCCCCAACTGAAGAGTTACTAGAGCGAGTGGAACGCGCACATGAAGCTTTATCGCAGGCGCAACGACGGTGGTGCCACCGGGGACCAAAATGA